The Elaeis guineensis isolate ETL-2024a chromosome 11, EG11, whole genome shotgun sequence genomic interval GTTTATCATGTCAGTTGCAGGGTGATCACATTCTTTCTGCATTAAACAACCTAATATGGGAATTGCAGTTGCAATATTCAAATGCAAGCAAGTCAAACAAACACCCGAAGATACAAATGCAGCATTTTTTTGTTACAGCTATATTTAGAGATGGAAAGCAATCAAATAGCCTTTAAATGAACAAAAATGAGTTTGTTATTCTCAAATTtacttttcaagaaaaaaagttaaataattcaGCTTTGTCATGCAACAATTTAAACCAATGGATATCATATGGAGGACAGGACAATCCAGGACATCCAAATCTTGTCTTACAACATATAATTCAGCCAAAGGGGAAAAAGATGGAGAAGGAATCGATCACCTTTAGCTTTTAAAGATACCAGTCTAACTCTTTTATTTAGCTCTGTTTAGTGTTAACTGAAACGCAAATGTCTTTCTTCTTGGTTAAGGAAAGTAAATTGTGTTATAGAAGAGTAAATCTAAAGTTTGTAGCAGCTTTTATCGATTCAAGCTTAGGCAGACAAGTCTATATCTAACAAGTAATTTATTAGGTATACatttttagaaaatatatttgtTTTTCATGTTCATTTAAAGTTTTCAAAGATCCATTTTTGATCTTGGTGAATTACTATACATGTTTGGATGTCAGTGTTATATCCTATGCGCACCTCGATTTGAGTAAGATGAGGAGTCCATTTAAAGATCATTTGATCGAGGAAGCCCATATAATTTAAGGATTAagcaaatatctctttaatggagTCCGTTATGCAAGAGTTTATTGATAATATGAGCGGTAAACTCTCTCTAGGTCTAGCATATTTTCTTCGCTTTCCATTTTATCTGGTCGATTTCCTTTCACTGGCTAGCAAGGTTCCTGACCGATTTCGAAGAAGGATGTCAAAACAGAGTCTATATGAAATTTAGCATCACCAAAAAAGTCCAATATCTCGATAAGTATATAAAAATTGGGATGACATGCTATTAGTTGATGTTGTAGAAATAACTTGTTCCGGTGGATCATGGATCCcaaaatgaataaataaaatgaaaatatcaatttatcttggtcaaaatgccaaaaaaaaaaaaaaaatagcaggaTCAAATACTCTTGATATTTCAAGAGTTATGTAAAAATAGTGTTAGTTCATATGgttaaaataacataaaatagaGCTGTAGTCAttttgtaatcaaattactaattaagacaatccaatatttttttgaaaataaagagaatttaaaaacaaaaattttttgataatgatATTGTATCCAGTCATTGGGATCTACCGGATCATGCTAGTCAATATAACACAAACCCATGCAGCCAAGGATTATATCAGTCAAGATAATAAGATCGGGCCAACGTATACCGTTGCAAACTCGAAATTTTGGACCAAGATTGAAAGCATAACATCTATGATCATTCACATGCCCAAGTGACAAATACAAACTCCAGCACATCTCCATATAcgatttatttctaattacaaaaCCAGGACTTTTGGAGATAtacacatacatgtatataaGTTAAAGATAGGAGACGCGCATGATGATAACTGTACAGTACCCTTGACCAGGCTAAAATACTAATCCGCCCTCCACAATGGGCGGAACCACTGAGAGTGGAAGGTAGACTGATAGGAGATCATCAACAAGAGGAGCACCACCAGCACCGCCACCCCCCACGGCGAGCTGCCAGCCCGGTGGGCCGACTCCTGCTCGGGCCGCGGTAGCCGGAACAGGAATTTCCTATCCAAAAGCACAAAACTGGCCACGACGATGAGCGCGACGGGGAGAATGAAGAGGAGGAGGCGAAAGCCGACCTCGGCGCGGCGCACCTGAGTCCTGTAGTCTATCTGCCATGAGATAGAGAGGAAGAGCATCACGATCGCGAAGATGAGGacgagagagggaggagggagggAGCTGGAGCACAAGACCCGCTCCATCCACCCTTGCTTCCATTGGGGTCCTCTTCTCTCACCAAAGAACCACCCCATCTTTGTTTTTTGCTTCCTGGTGTGTGTCGGCCAAGCCTATAAATTGCCTTCGGGATGCCTGAGAATATAAAAAAGTGGTGAGGTTCTCTAGGATGATCATGGAGCGAATGCGTGACAGGAATTTCTTTTTTGGTAACAATGCGTGACAGGAATTGATGCTATACTTTTGTGTCGGAAGTGGGTCGATGCTTGTGGAAGGAAAGGAAGGAATTtgttccccccctttttttttttatgttaaggTTAAAATGGAGTCGTGGCAGGGCCGGTTGGGTGACGCATTTGCAGTGGGCTGATGGAGTGGATTTGGATGGCAAGACTGCGGTGCGCGGTGCCTGATAAGACGGGCAAGCGGCCAACCAGGTTGGTAAGAGCGGGAGGCCACGATCGAGGTGGTCTTCTCTTGTATGCATGCACGTAGGAGGTATTTAAGGCGCGCAGGTCCATTTTGTATGCTGTGACTTTAATTTGTGTGACTGCATATGCGCTGAAATGGGTCTAAATGGAAGGGTTAGATATGAGCCTGTATAAGGTATTGCATCGGGTgcgggttgtatctttcacgcCGAGGAATAAGGATTGATCCGTGTCCTTGATGCGGCGTAAATCATTAGATATGCATTTTATCTGTCGGCGGATGGAAGAAAAAGATGGAAACACTTTGAAAATTATGCAAAATATGATCTAATATTTAGAACatgaaagaaaatcaatcagcGACACAACCCGAATCCACTGTGAGGTGGATTCTAGATTGGATGCAATGACCATGTGAATCTTATGCAGACGttgtttaattttcaaatttttgcaGTACCGAATGATTGTGCGGCATGGCCATGGATCGAATCCATGCCCCAATTGAGTGCATTTCTTTGTCTCGCCTtaggttatttatttttttttttaaaaaaaatgatgttcATCaacatttcatcaattttttatgaaaaaaagaaaaagatgaggaaTGAATAGAGGTAAAGCATCCCCAAAGAGGCAGAAAAAAAGGATAGAATGCAGCGATGCACCCAAGCACAAAATTTGGATGAGAAGATCAGCATCCCTACCGTAATcttaatattttcataaaataataaataaattcgaaatcaaaataaatataataagaatTTCAAGCCACATTTACGATACAGCGAGCAAAATGCTTTCTAAACTAAGGAAAAGAGATGCCCACTggttttacatattttttatgtCCAAAGAAAATTCGTTTTTACTTAGTGGTAGACAAGCAATTGACATGTTGAATATTCCTCTTCTGAAAAAGGAACCAAAGCTCTTCCCCCACGAGTATCCTCCAATGGAACTTGGCCAACCAGCAGGCCACTTGTGCCAATCAGCTTAATCTCTTGTCACCTGTTTTTCAAATAATATCTGGTGAAATTTTTTATACACCGTCCGtcatgtagaaaatctgatgtggagcaCACCATTTCATCCTATTAGACCACGTAGTCATCACTTTTCAACGCATATTTAATGtccatttaatttttataattctattttttcatttaaattttgaatgatgaaaatatttttttttcaaaaaaattatgacattctgtaatgATATTATAGCATTCtgcattgaaattatgattttttatataaaatatcataattttttaaaaaatatatatatttttattatttaaaatttaaataaaaaaataaaattttaaatattaaatatatattaaaaaataatgactacGTGTCTAACAAAGCAAAATGGTGCGCTCACCAAGAATTGCTCCCAGTATCTGATCAATTGAACCTTCAAGGCATAGGATATCTAATGGGCCGGCCCAAATGGCTGGTTGGGTGGCAGTACCCTTGAAAGAAGGAATGAGAAAGCTGCGGCATCATGGGAGCTGGCATTAAATATCATCATCTGCTTAAACAACGTTCGTGCGACTTTACATCTAGCCGATAGTTGATTTGTAGATTTTACAAGTTGATAAATCTAAGGTACatctttttattatttagattaattatttaaaatattttatattttttaaaaaatttaaatttaaatttaaatttttaatttttttaattcaatttgTTGCAATGCTGGTCTGCTATCAATCAACGTTGAAATTTGCCGTTAAAGATATATACGTGAAAATGAGGTGTTCGCCAAATCAACCCCAACTCCATCTCCATCATCCTTCTTGATTTTTACTACACCGAACTTGCTGAGAGGGCGTGTAGAAGAGCCGTGACGTCGGGTGGAGGGAGGGGCATGGAGGGTGCGACCAAGAGGGGAGACGGCACCGCCCAAGGGGGTGGGGTGTGGTGGGGTGGAAGGTTCTCCGCGGGCCGTAGGAGGAGGGTAGTGGTGCAGAAGGCACGAACAAGATGGGAGGCGGCGCGGGCCGCCAAAAGGGCGTGGGAGGTTCTCCGTGGGCCATGGGGGATCGAGGGTGGTGGCGTGCGGTAGGCGCGACCGAGAGGGGAGGGGGTGCGGCCTCGGAGGATTCTCTGCAAGCCACGATGGATGGGGTTGGTGGCGTGCGGAGGTTGCGACTGAGAGGGAGACGACGTGGGCCTTAAGGGTTCTCTATAGGCTACGGTGGATAGGGATGGTGGCACGCGGATGTTGCAATCAAGAAGGGAGGCAGCACGGGCCCCGAAGGGGTATGGGGGTTCTCTACAGGTCGTGAGGGACAAAGGTGGCGCCACTTGAGGGGGTGTGGGGGGTCTCTGCGGGCCGCAAGGGACAGGGGGTGGTGGCATGTGGAGGGTGCCATCAAAAGGAGGGACAAATAGCTAGGGAGAACAAAACCCTCCTCATCGATGTCATAGTGGAAAAGAACACGGTGCTCCACATATCAGCCAAGATAGGACATTTAGATCTCGCGAAGGCCATCTGCAGGCTGGAGCCATTACTGTTAACTAGACAAAACTCCAAAGAAGACACTCTGGTGCACTATGCAGTCAGGGCCGGGCATCATGAGATCATCACCTCCTTCGTCTCCACTCGAATCATTAATGAGGAAGTTGGAGAGGTGACGGCTCCTCAGGGTGAGGAATGGTGTCAGAAACACGATCGTTGATAAGACAGCTTAGTACGGCCACCTGGAGGTGGTCCAAGCGATCATGTCCCTGGATCCAGACTTGACGGCTATGGTGAATCAGGCAGGCATGTTCACCTTGCCGTCGACCTTACTGTCATGATCTAGCCGGATGCGGTGGTTTGCCCAGATGGCATGATCCATGGCATTGAGTGCCTCCTCATCCCCCGATCTATCCAGGAGGACTTCAACCGCTACCATAGCCTGAACTCCATCTCTGCCACTGCCACAGGACTGTCGGCATCTGTTGCTCCTCCAAGTATCTCGAGGTCGAGCACATCACCATCAAGAAGTTTGACATCATAGACAACTTCATAGACACCTCTAAGCACGACAACAGACTCGCCTTGGTATTATTCATGCATAAGTCCAacatttcaaatatttttattaagttaGACACCTCATTTCTACATATGCATCTTTAACGGCAAATTTCAATGTCGATTGACGACAGGCCAATATTGCAACAAATTGAATAATACacatatttgaataaaaaaattaaaagattatgctaaaattaaaatttttcaaaaaatataaaattttttagataattaattcttattattttttaaaaaatataaattttatcttatatttttttaaaaattttaaaatataaagtttttgatattattattatatttaaaataaaaatatgatggtaATGGCCATGGCAGTGCTAGAAGCAATGGTGGCAACATTAGTGTTGAGAGTACAGAGTTGGTGATGGCATAATGAAAATAAAGACGGTAGCACAAAAAAGATAATAATGATGACAAAAAAATGATGATAATAATAGAAGCAACAGTAGCAATAGCAATGGTATAATTAAGGTAATAATTTGACAATAGTGGCATCATTGGGGTGAAGGTAAGGTGACTAATGATAATAGTGGTAGCAGTGGTGGGGATAATAAAAATTGTAGTTATGATTGAATTGACAATGATAAtaaatataagatgattttttttaaaataatttttaaaatatataaaaaaataagagcATTGAAGTCTCGGTTTCTtatgttttgatttaaaaaaaaaataaaaaccagaaATAAAAATGATGCCAAATGGGTTTTaagtttttagaaaaataaatttctttGTATCTAATAAAACTGAGAGGAGTCACTATCCTCCCttcatcaggaaaaaaaaaatctgaaaataagatacaatataatttggttttgagcacaccccctcccccctccaaaaaaaaaaaaaaaaaaaccaatcaTCAAAGTCCTGTATATgtgaaaattatgattttttatacaaaatattataatttttttgaaaaaaaatatatttttattatttaaaaaattaaataaaaaataaaattttaaattttaaatatatattaaaaaataatgactacGTGGTCTAACAGAGCAAAGTGGTGCGCTCACCAAGAATTGCTCCCAGTATCTGATCAATTGAACCTTCAAGGCATAGGATATCTAATGGGCCGGCCCAAATGGCTGGTTGGGTGGCAGTACCCTTGAAAGAAGGAATGAGAAAGCTGCGGCATCATGGGAGC includes:
- the LOC105054414 gene encoding uncharacterized protein, giving the protein MGWFFGERRGPQWKQGWMERVLCSSSLPPPSLVLIFAIVMLFLSISWQIDYRTQVRRAEVGFRLLLFILPVALIVVASFVLLDRKFLFRLPRPEQESAHRAGSSPWGVAVLVVLLLLMISYQSTFHSQWFRPLWRAD